In the genome of Gloeotrichia echinulata CP02, one region contains:
- a CDS encoding transposase, translating into MITLKFKLYEHKRNRHLKRMINAAGVIYNHCIALHKRYESMWSKHLNCAKLQSHIAKLRKRHQFWQSIGSQAVQDICQRIEKAYQLFFKHNKKGVRPPNFKKVKKYKSFTLKQAGYKLLNGNRIKIANRVYQFWKSRDVEGKIKTLTIKLTALGELFMVIVVNNELEPEIKSTTGKIAGFDFGLKTFLTCSDGTLIDSPQFLKQSLNAIRKASKNHSKKVKRSNNRERARKNLVRQHENVCNRRRDWFWKLAHELTDKFDVLCFETLNLKGMQRLWGRKISDVAFGEFLQILSWVTKKKNKQLVYIDQWYPSSKTCSHCGHILENLDLSIRQWRCPSCQSINGRDENAARNIQMVGASTIGLGNVRLAMPAIAV; encoded by the coding sequence ATGATTACACTAAAGTTTAAGCTGTACGAACACAAAAGGAATAGACACCTGAAACGGATGATCAACGCCGCAGGGGTGATCTATAACCATTGTATTGCTCTACATAAACGGTACGAAAGCATGTGGAGCAAACACTTAAACTGTGCAAAACTCCAGTCTCATATTGCCAAATTAAGAAAACGTCATCAATTTTGGCAATCAATAGGTTCTCAAGCAGTGCAAGATATCTGTCAACGCATAGAGAAAGCCTACCAATTATTTTTTAAACATAATAAGAAAGGAGTCAGACCACCGAATTTTAAAAAGGTTAAAAAATACAAATCATTCACGCTTAAACAAGCAGGTTATAAACTTTTAAATGGGAATAGAATTAAAATTGCCAATCGAGTTTATCAATTTTGGAAATCAAGAGATGTAGAGGGAAAAATCAAAACATTAACCATTAAACTCACTGCACTAGGTGAGTTATTTATGGTGATTGTAGTTAATAATGAGTTAGAACCAGAAATTAAATCAACGACTGGTAAAATAGCGGGGTTTGATTTCGGATTGAAGACATTTCTAACTTGCTCTGATGGAACTTTAATTGATTCTCCACAATTTCTCAAGCAATCTCTGAATGCTATTAGGAAAGCTAGTAAGAACCACTCCAAAAAGGTAAAACGGTCAAATAATCGGGAAAGAGCTAGAAAAAATTTAGTTCGTCAACATGAAAATGTTTGTAACCGCAGACGTGATTGGTTCTGGAAATTAGCTCATGAATTGACAGACAAGTTTGATGTTTTATGTTTTGAAACCCTAAACCTCAAAGGTATGCAACGTCTTTGGGGTAGAAAAATATCAGATGTAGCTTTTGGAGAATTTCTCCAAATATTGTCATGGGTAACTAAAAAGAAAAACAAACAACTTGTTTATATAGATCAATGGTATCCATCTAGTAAAACGTGTTCTCATTGTGGGCATATTTTAGAGAATCTAGATTTATCCATAAGACAGTGGCGTTGTCCGTCTTGTCAATCAATTAATGGACGTGATGAAAACGCCGCGAGAAATATTCAAATGGTTGGGGCATCAACCATTGGCTTAGGTAATGTTAGACTGGCCATGCCAGCAATTGCTGTTTGA
- a CDS encoding DUF4082 domain-containing protein has product MAQKNSQNSNNGVDALAFSPDSKTLASGTDDGQIILTDSQTGKEKGTLSPSSDSSITGVAFSSDGKTLISVGKDSLLKKWNLVTSKQSQILQGHEGSIRTVAVSSDNKWLATGAADTKVILWNSQTNKLDKVLEGHKCFVNSVAFSPKQNILASADDCGLSILWDLKTGKQIQSLIGHSDPVTAIAFSPDGTILASVSKDSTARLWDVAKGEQIKVLKGATKQLSTVAFTKNGKNLIAGGDEQEIFQWNVATGSLLGRLKGHNGVINKIAISSDGLNFASADKNGVVKIWDSANGLIKRSFSVPRKLGRNKSLKSQKDQDTTSSVKKATVTGMKKTVIAAVSPAPGGPILLITTTATNSFSNYYTEILRNEGLNAFDVSDISSVSTATLANYDVVILADMTLTPDQVTMFSDWVTAGGNLIATHPDKQLAGLLGLTDAGSTLANAYLLVDTSTDVGSGIVGQTIQFHGAADLYTLNGATSIASLYTNATTATSNPAVTLHTVGSNGGQAAAFTYDLARSIVYTRQGNPEWATQERDAYTPIRSGDLYYGNKSGDAQTDWVDLNKVAIPHADEQMRLLANLIIKMNFDKKPLPRFWYFPNGKKAVVLMSGDDHANGGTDDRFDQFKANSPSGCSVENWECIRGTSYIYPDSPLTSAQADAYNADGFEVALHVNTNCQDFTPASLESAYTQQLNNFTNKYSSIPAPSTQRHHCLVWSDWFSTPQVELNHNIRLDTTYYYWPSFWILDRPGLFTGSGMPMRLANTDGTMIDVYQSVTQMTDESGQSYPYTVDTLLDRAIGTEGYYGVFNVNAHTDAATSSVSDAVVKSAKDRGVPIVSAKQVLTWLDGRNTSSFGSLTWSNNTLNFTIAKGTGATGLQAMLPNRFDNLALISITLDGSSVTHTPQVIKGIEYAFFPGNAGSYVATYTSDTTPPTVSSNSPSNGATDVSTVTSVTATFSEPIDGTTINTNTFELRDQANALVAATVTYNVANSTATLTPSSSLALGTTYSATIKGGETDPRVKDRVGNALAANFTWSFTTAATSPSVSIWDNSTTPTNPSNNDAKSVELGVKFKSSVDGYITGIRFYKGNNDTDTYIGNLWNINGDKLATATIENESSLGWLQINFSNPVKIDANTVYVASYHTNIGRYPVDNNFFANSGVSKSPIYLLRDGENGANGVYNYGASSFPKDTYQSSNYWVDVVFRTSISAGITPSIFSLWNSTATPTVFADSDTNPVELGVKFQSAQSGSITGIRFYKNPSDTGTHIGSLWTNTGSLLATASFSNETPSGWQQVNFATPVSISANTTYVASYNTSAGRYPINIGYFATARNNPPLQALSNEAVAGNGLYKYGSSTPVFPNESFNSSNYWVDVVFTTN; this is encoded by the coding sequence GTGGCACAAAAGAATTCTCAAAATTCCAATAATGGAGTGGATGCGCTGGCTTTTAGCCCAGATAGTAAGACTTTAGCCAGCGGTACTGATGATGGTCAGATCATACTGACGGACTCACAGACAGGTAAGGAGAAAGGAACGCTGTCGCCATCCTCAGATAGCTCCATTACTGGAGTTGCCTTCAGTTCGGATGGTAAAACCCTGATTAGTGTCGGTAAGGACAGCTTATTGAAAAAGTGGAATTTAGTAACCAGCAAACAAAGCCAGATTTTGCAGGGACACGAGGGTTCAATCAGGACAGTAGCTGTCAGTTCAGATAATAAGTGGTTAGCCACTGGGGCTGCGGACACTAAAGTTATTTTGTGGAACTCCCAGACCAACAAGCTAGACAAAGTTCTAGAAGGCCACAAATGTTTCGTTAATAGTGTCGCCTTTAGCCCAAAGCAGAATATACTCGCTAGCGCAGACGACTGCGGTTTGAGTATCCTTTGGGATCTCAAGACAGGTAAACAGATCCAGTCCTTGATTGGTCACTCCGATCCAGTCACGGCGATCGCTTTTAGTCCAGATGGCACAATCCTAGCCAGTGTGAGCAAAGACTCAACCGCCAGACTGTGGGATGTCGCCAAAGGTGAACAGATCAAAGTTCTCAAGGGAGCTACTAAACAGCTTTCAACAGTCGCTTTCACCAAAAATGGCAAGAACTTAATCGCTGGCGGCGATGAACAAGAAATTTTCCAATGGAATGTGGCAACCGGCAGCCTGCTCGGACGCCTGAAAGGGCATAATGGTGTCATCAATAAGATTGCTATTAGCTCAGATGGGCTTAACTTCGCCAGTGCCGACAAAAATGGTGTGGTTAAAATCTGGGACTCGGCAAATGGTCTGATCAAGCGCAGCTTCTCAGTACCCCGTAAATTGGGTAGAAATAAGAGCCTGAAAAGCCAGAAAGACCAGGACACCACTAGCTCAGTCAAAAAAGCTACTGTGACTGGGATGAAAAAAACAGTCATTGCGGCTGTATCACCAGCACCAGGTGGACCAATCTTGCTGATCACTACTACTGCTACCAACTCATTTAGCAACTACTACACAGAGATACTGCGAAATGAAGGACTCAATGCCTTCGATGTTAGTGATATCTCCTCAGTTTCTACAGCGACGCTGGCCAACTATGATGTTGTCATCCTTGCTGATATGACCCTCACGCCTGATCAAGTGACAATGTTCAGCGACTGGGTAACAGCTGGTGGCAATCTGATCGCCACCCACCCTGACAAGCAGCTTGCTGGTTTGCTGGGATTGACTGACGCTGGATCTACACTTGCTAATGCTTATTTGCTGGTGGATACTTCCACAGATGTCGGTAGTGGAATTGTCGGCCAGACCATCCAATTCCACGGCGCAGCAGACCTCTACACCCTGAACGGTGCTACCAGTATCGCTTCGCTGTACACAAATGCGACAACTGCCACCAGCAATCCAGCGGTAACACTGCATACTGTTGGCAGCAATGGTGGTCAAGCGGCTGCATTTACCTACGATTTAGCCCGTTCAATCGTCTACACACGTCAAGGTAATCCTGAATGGGCTACCCAGGAGCGTGATGCTTACACTCCAATCCGCTCCGGTGACTTGTACTATGGCAATAAAAGCGGCGATGCCCAAACAGATTGGGTTGATTTAAACAAGGTTGCGATTCCTCATGCAGATGAGCAAATGCGCTTGTTGGCAAACCTGATCATCAAAATGAACTTTGACAAGAAACCCCTACCACGTTTCTGGTATTTCCCCAACGGCAAAAAAGCGGTTGTACTCATGAGCGGTGACGATCATGCTAATGGCGGAACCGATGATCGGTTTGACCAATTTAAAGCCAATAGTCCATCTGGTTGTTCAGTCGAGAATTGGGAATGCATTCGCGGTACCTCATATATCTATCCCGACTCGCCGCTGACTAGCGCCCAGGCAGACGCTTACAATGCTGATGGCTTTGAAGTCGCATTGCATGTAAATACCAATTGTCAAGATTTTACACCTGCGTCGCTCGAATCAGCATATACACAACAGTTAAATAATTTTACTAATAAATACTCAAGTATCCCTGCCCCCTCAACCCAACGTCATCACTGCCTTGTGTGGAGTGACTGGTTCAGCACCCCACAAGTTGAACTGAATCATAATATCAGGCTGGACACAACCTATTACTACTGGCCGTCCTTTTGGATTCTTGATCGTCCAGGATTGTTCACTGGCTCTGGTATGCCAATGCGGTTAGCGAACACAGACGGGACAATGATTGATGTCTATCAGTCAGTTACCCAAATGACTGATGAGTCAGGACAGTCATACCCTTACACAGTTGATACTCTACTTGATCGGGCAATTGGAACCGAGGGTTATTACGGTGTTTTCAACGTCAATGCCCATACTGATGCTGCTACCTCATCAGTGTCTGATGCGGTAGTCAAGTCCGCTAAAGACCGTGGTGTACCGATTGTCTCTGCCAAACAAGTTTTGACATGGCTCGACGGTCGCAACACTTCGTCTTTTGGCTCCCTGACATGGAGTAACAACACTCTGAACTTCACGATCGCCAAAGGTACAGGTGCAACTGGTCTGCAGGCGATGCTACCAAATCGCTTTGATAACTTAGCCCTCATCAGCATCACTCTTGATGGCAGTTCAGTTACTCATACACCACAGGTAATTAAAGGTATTGAATATGCCTTCTTTCCAGGTAATGCTGGTTCCTACGTTGCTACATATACCTCGGATACCACACCCCCAACGGTAAGTTCTAATTCTCCTAGCAATGGAGCCACAGACGTTAGCACTGTAACCAGTGTCACAGCCACATTTAGCGAGCCAATAGATGGGACAACAATTAACACCAATACTTTTGAATTGCGAGATCAGGCGAACGCACTGGTTGCAGCCACCGTTACATACAACGTCGCCAACAGCACCGCAACCCTGACACCGAGCAGTTCCTTGGCTCTGGGGACGACTTACAGTGCCACCATTAAAGGCGGGGAAACTGATCCCAGGGTAAAAGATAGAGTAGGTAACGCCCTAGCGGCTAACTTTACTTGGTCTTTCACCACTGCGGCCACGTCACCTTCTGTAAGTATCTGGGATAACTCAACAACTCCAACGAACCCATCCAATAATGATGCTAAATCTGTGGAGTTGGGAGTCAAGTTCAAATCAAGTGTGGACGGTTATATCACTGGCATCCGGTTCTACAAGGGCAACAATGATACGGACACTTACATCGGTAATCTGTGGAACATTAATGGTGACAAGTTGGCGACAGCGACCATTGAAAACGAAAGTTCCTTGGGCTGGCTGCAGATCAATTTTAGTAACCCAGTGAAGATTGACGCTAACACCGTTTACGTAGCTTCTTACCACACGAATATTGGGCGCTACCCTGTTGATAATAACTTCTTTGCTAACTCTGGAGTCAGTAAATCACCAATTTACCTGCTCCGCGACGGTGAGAATGGAGCGAATGGTGTCTATAATTATGGTGCTAGTAGCTTCCCAAAAGACACCTATCAGTCTAGCAACTACTGGGTCGATGTCGTCTTTAGAACTAGCATCAGTGCTGGCATCACCCCATCAATATTCAGTCTCTGGAATTCGACAGCGACTCCAACTGTATTCGCAGATTCTGATACCAATCCTGTCGAACTGGGAGTCAAATTCCAGTCAGCTCAAAGCGGCTCAATTACTGGCATCCGATTTTACAAAAATCCCAGCGATACAGGTACTCACATTGGCAGCTTGTGGACAAACACTGGTAGCCTTTTGGCAACGGCTAGTTTTAGCAACGAAACCCCTTCCGGTTGGCAGCAGGTTAACTTTGCTACTCCAGTTTCAATTAGTGCTAACACTACGTATGTCGCATCATACAATACTAGTGCTGGAAGATACCCTATAAATATTGGGTATTTTGCCACTGCTAGGAATAATCCACCCTTGCAGGCCTTAAGCAATGAGGCGGTTGCAGGTAATGGTTTATATAAATATGGCTCGTCAACCCCTGTGTTTCCCAATGAAAGTTTTAATTCGAGCAACTACTGGGTCGATGTTGTATTTACTACGAACTAG